In Janibacter sp. CX7, a single genomic region encodes these proteins:
- a CDS encoding ABC transporter substrate-binding protein/permease yields MITLPRRLAHLLLALAVALGPALLSAPSASASAPADASASKVPDPLRVGTEGVYAPFSIKQGDDFTGFDVEVMKAVGERLGVEVEFVATPWDSMFAALAAGRFDVVANQVNVNPEREKLYDLSDPYVDTAGVLVVAEDNPENITKLSDLKGKRAAENLTSSWAEVAKDNGADIVGVDGMNEAMSSLKEGRVDAIVNDKLAVRNYIATSPDPGVKIVAETDDQAQSVFAAKKGTGYMPEINKALAEMEEDGTTQAIYDKYFSADQAAPSAWDLVKDNAGPMAWATIKVTIPLTAISFAIGLVLALVAAIGRMSTSAVPRGIARAYISIIRGTPLLVQLFLIFYALPEVGIDLPPFVAAVIALSLNVGGYAAEVIRSAIESIPKGQWEAAQTIGMGPRTALRRIILPQATRTAIPPLSNTLVSLLKDTSLTSIILVVELTQTARFAAAPTFQYMPMFALAALYYWIICTILSFLQDRAEERFSRYVAA; encoded by the coding sequence ATGATCACGCTCCCCCGGCGTCTCGCCCACCTCCTGCTCGCCCTGGCCGTCGCGCTCGGCCCGGCGCTGCTGTCCGCCCCCTCGGCCTCCGCGTCCGCTCCCGCCGACGCGTCCGCGTCCAAGGTCCCCGACCCCCTTCGCGTCGGGACCGAAGGGGTGTACGCCCCCTTCTCCATCAAGCAGGGTGACGACTTCACCGGCTTCGACGTCGAGGTGATGAAGGCCGTCGGCGAGCGGCTCGGGGTCGAGGTGGAGTTCGTCGCGACGCCGTGGGACTCGATGTTCGCCGCCCTCGCAGCGGGGCGCTTCGACGTCGTCGCCAACCAGGTCAACGTCAACCCCGAGCGCGAGAAGCTCTACGACCTCTCCGACCCCTACGTCGACACCGCCGGCGTGCTCGTCGTCGCCGAGGACAACCCGGAGAACATCACGAAGCTCTCCGACCTCAAGGGCAAGCGCGCCGCCGAGAACCTCACGAGCAGCTGGGCCGAGGTGGCCAAGGACAACGGCGCCGACATCGTCGGCGTGGACGGCATGAACGAGGCGATGTCGAGCCTCAAGGAGGGCCGGGTCGACGCGATCGTCAACGACAAGCTCGCCGTGCGCAACTACATCGCGACCAGCCCCGACCCCGGGGTCAAGATCGTCGCCGAGACCGACGACCAGGCCCAGTCGGTCTTCGCCGCGAAGAAGGGCACCGGCTACATGCCGGAGATCAACAAGGCCCTCGCGGAGATGGAGGAGGACGGGACCACCCAGGCGATCTACGACAAGTACTTCTCGGCGGACCAGGCCGCCCCGAGCGCCTGGGACCTCGTCAAGGACAACGCCGGGCCCATGGCCTGGGCGACGATCAAGGTGACCATCCCGCTCACGGCGATCTCCTTCGCCATCGGCCTCGTGCTCGCCCTCGTCGCCGCCATCGGCCGGATGTCGACCTCGGCCGTCCCGCGGGGCATCGCCCGCGCCTACATCTCGATCATCCGGGGCACGCCGCTGCTCGTGCAGCTCTTCCTCATCTTCTACGCGCTTCCCGAGGTCGGCATCGACCTGCCGCCCTTCGTCGCCGCCGTCATCGCCCTGTCTCTCAACGTCGGCGGCTACGCGGCCGAGGTGATCCGCTCGGCCATCGAGTCGATCCCCAAGGGGCAGTGGGAGGCGGCGCAGACGATCGGCATGGGGCCACGCACGGCGCTGCGCCGGATCATCCTGCCGCAGGCGACCCGCACGGCGATCCCGCCGCTGTCCAACACCCTCGTCTCGCTGCTCAAGGACACCTCGCTCACCTCGATCATCCTCGTCGTCGAGCTGACCCAGACCGCCCGCTTCGCCGCGGCGCCGACCTTCCAGTACATGCCGATGTTCGCGCTCGCCGCCCTCTACTACTGGATCATCTGCACGATCCTGTCCTTCCTCCAGGACCGTGCCGAGGAGAGGTTCAGCCGTTATGTCGCAGCCTGA
- a CDS encoding amino acid ABC transporter ATP-binding protein, giving the protein MSQPEMVVSAAHVRKSFGDKEVLRDISFEVGPGEVTVVLGPSGSGKTTLLRALGGLERPDAGVITVGDASVDFAQLTPGRHDRLPRGQREQLTALGRQSGFVFQGHNLFAHKTALDNITEGPVVVQGEDPEAARERALALLDQVGLREHADKYPFQLSGGQQQRVGIARALALRPSVVLFDEPTSALDPETVGEVLQVMRDLAEQHWTMVVVTHEIRFARQVADEVLFIDGGVVVERGAPEQVILDPQAERTRSFLQRILDPL; this is encoded by the coding sequence ATGTCGCAGCCTGAGATGGTCGTCTCCGCGGCCCACGTCCGCAAGAGCTTCGGGGACAAGGAGGTCCTGCGCGACATCTCCTTCGAGGTCGGCCCCGGCGAGGTGACCGTCGTCCTCGGCCCGTCGGGCTCGGGCAAGACGACCCTGCTGCGCGCCCTCGGCGGGCTCGAGCGTCCCGATGCCGGCGTCATCACGGTCGGCGACGCGAGCGTCGACTTCGCCCAGCTGACGCCCGGCCGTCACGACCGGCTCCCCCGGGGTCAGCGCGAGCAGCTGACCGCGCTCGGTCGGCAGAGCGGCTTCGTCTTCCAGGGGCACAACCTCTTCGCCCACAAGACCGCCCTCGACAACATCACCGAGGGCCCGGTCGTCGTGCAGGGCGAGGACCCGGAGGCCGCGCGCGAGCGGGCGCTGGCGCTGCTCGACCAGGTCGGGCTGCGCGAGCACGCCGACAAGTACCCCTTCCAGCTCTCCGGCGGTCAGCAGCAGCGGGTCGGCATCGCCCGGGCGCTCGCGCTGCGGCCCTCGGTCGTCCTCTTCGACGAGCCGACCTCGGCGCTCGACCCCGAGACCGTCGGCGAGGTGCTGCAGGTGATGCGCGACCTCGCCGAGCAGCACTGGACGATGGTCGTCGTCACCCACGAGATCCGCTTCGCCCGGCAGGTGGCCGACGAGGTCCTCTTCATCGACGGCGGGGTCGTCGTCGAGCGGGGCGCGCCCGAGCAGGTGATCCTCGACCCGCAGGCCGAGCGCACCCGCAGCTTCCTCCAGCGCATCCTCGACCCGCTGTGA
- a CDS encoding DUF4031 domain-containing protein has protein sequence MILVDPPTWPGWGRTWSHLVSDASIEELHAFAQRLGIPRKLFDEDHYDVPVERYDEVVAAGATQVTGAELIRRLIRSGLRVTAAERAGRAPDAG, from the coding sequence GTGATCCTCGTCGACCCGCCCACGTGGCCCGGCTGGGGTCGCACGTGGAGCCATCTCGTCTCGGACGCCTCGATCGAGGAGCTGCACGCCTTCGCGCAGCGGCTGGGCATCCCCCGCAAGCTCTTCGACGAGGACCACTACGACGTGCCGGTCGAGCGCTACGACGAGGTCGTCGCCGCCGGCGCGACGCAGGTGACCGGAGCAGAGCTCATCCGCCGCCTCATCCGCAGCGGCCTGCGGGTCACGGCCGCCGAGCGAGCCGGTCGAGCTCCCGACGCAGGTTGA